From Thalassovita sp.:
AAAAGCCCGACAAGCCCCACCATAAAATCCGCGCGTGATCCGTGCCGGGCCTCAAGCAGTGATGGGTCAACCGCCACACTCATCTGCCCGCCCCGGCAGACCCACCCTGCCCGTCCAGCGCGGCCTGGTAGACGGCAAGGGTTTGGTCCACCATCCTGTCCAGCGAATAGCGCCCCCGCAGTCGGATGGCCTGGGCGGTCATCGCGCGGCGTTGGTCTGGCTGGATCAGGGCCTCCATCGCTTTAGGCAGGGCCGTCGCCAGATCCGCGCGCGGCACGATCAGGCCGTTCTGCCCGTCGGCAATGATACTGTCCGCGGTGCTGACATCGGTTGCGATCATCGGCAGCCCGGCTTCAGCCGCTTCGATCAGCACATAGGGCATGGATTCATACCGGCTGGTCAGCACGAAGACGTCAAACAGCGGGTAATACCGCGCCGCATCGTCTTGGCCGACGCAGTGTATGACCTCGCCCAGCCCCATGGCGTTGATTTGTTGCTGCAGCTGTGCCTCCAACTCCCCCGCCCCGACGATGATGGCGCGGATATGTGTCGGGTCCTTGATCCTCGCGATGGCCTCCACAAAGGCCAGCGGATCCTTCTGGGCGCTCAACCGCCCGACAAAGCCAAAGACGATGTCTGTTGGGCTGAGGTTCATGTCTACGCGGCTCAATGGGGCGGCGGGATTGGCGGTTGGCACACCGTTTGGCACCAGATGGGTCCTGTCCAATGGCGCGCGCAGGCGCTGGGCCTCTGCCATTTCATCAGGGGATACGCAGATCAGCGCATCTGTCGCCCAGCGGGCCAGAGCACCCTCAACCCCACCGAACACCTCTCGCGCGATACCGCGGCAAGCGGGATCCATGGTGCGAAAGGCATGTGGGGTGTAAATTCTGGCGCCATATCTGGGTGGCAACAGCCGGGTCAGGGCGCCGGCCTTGCTGGAATGGGCGTGAATAACGTCAAATGGCCCAAGCCGCCGTAGGACCCGCCGCAATCTGCGCAAGGCGAACAGATCACGTGGCCCCGGCGCGCGATCCATATCCACCCGGTGCTTGCGGCTTGGGCAAATCGCACTGAGCCGCCTGGCAAACAGCGGATCCATCCGTTTGACCGAATAGACAAGATGGGTGTCATGACCGCGGCCCAACGTGGCCTCTACCAGATCCAGCGCGTTACGGCCGCTGCCACCGCCTGAGGGTTCGAGTACTATCAAGATCCGCATCTTCCCCCTTCGTCCCCAAGATCACTTCACCACCGTCAGATCGCGGTCCCAACCCTGCTGCAGGGTGCCGCGATCCCCCCGGCACCGCGCGCGGCGGGCGCTGCACGAATCTGCCCGGACCAAGACCCGAACCGACCACCACCAGCCGCTTAAGTGCGGTGCTGATGGGATGGTGCTTGGGATTGGTTAACGAATTCTAAATCCCGACAAGGATTTACCGTGCAAAGCTGTCAGAAATGCCCCGATTGAGGGCCGTTTCGGGGTACATTTTTATGGGTTTTGGAATGTGTGGCTTCTGCGCATCTACAGAAAGAATTTTTGTCAGACTTCGGGATGTGCAGCCGCCCCCGATGATGATCCAGCGGTTGCACCTCGGGCGCAAAGTATCTTGTTCTTAAGACTTAACGGGCGACGGTTAATTCGGATCCACGCGTCAATAGCGGATTTCGGTGGGCCACGTCACCTGACACGATATGTTGACACTCTCCCCCGACCAGCCCCAATATAGTGATGCTTCGGTTCCTTCGATTCCGATCGGAGGCTAAGAGGGAAGTTGGTGGAATTCCAGCACTGCCCCCGCAACTGTAAGTGGATCGCACCGCTGAAGACCCACTGAGGGAACGCCTTCGGGAAGGACAGCCTAGCCATGATCCACATAGTCAGGAGACCTGCCGCAAGCGACCGAAAAATGACCACGAACGGAGGGTTCGGGGGCGTATCAAAGGCGGCTCACACGTCTTGGCGTCCTCGGCAAAAAACTTAGGGGACTGCGACCAGATGAGCGTCATCGTTTATTCGAAACCGGCTTGCGTGCAATGCACCGCCACCACCCGTGCTTTGGATGCCAAAGGCATCAGCTATGATGTGGTCGATCTGACCCAGGATGACAGCGCCATGAGCCGCGTCACCGAATGGGGCTATCGTCAGGCACCGGTTGTCGAAGCCAATGGCAACCACTGGTCTGGTTTCCGCCCGGACATGATCGCACAACTGGCCTGAGGAGATGAGCCGCCAACTGCCGGCGCTTGTCTACTACTCGTCTAAATCGGGAAACACTCATCGCTTTGTCACACGGCTAGGGCTGCCTGCCGTGCGCATCGCTGAGTGCCTCGATGCGCCTTTGCCCGATCACAGCCAACTGACCGACGCCTTTGTGCTGATCTGCCCCACCTACGCCGATGGCCAGGGACGTGGGGCGGTGCCAAAACAGGTGATCCGGTTTCTGAATGACGCCAGCCGCCGCGAACGTCTGGTTGGGGTGATCGGTGCGGGCAACCGCAACTTTGGTGCGACCTACGCTTTGTCGGGTCGCATCATCTCTGAAAAATGCAACGTTCCGCTGCTCTACTCCTTTGAGCTGGCGGGCACCGAGACAGATATCGCCCGCACCCGTGCCGGGCTTGAAAAACTGGGGGACCACCTATGCTCGACAGCGATCTGAGCACTTTGGACTATCACGCCTTGAACGCGATGCTGAACCTCTATGATGGGGACGGCAATATTCGCTTTGAGGCGGACCGGATGGCGGCGCGGCAGTATTTCCTGCAGCACGTCAACCAAAACACCGTGTTCTTCCATTCGCTGGACGAAAAACTGGGGTATCTGGTCAAGGAGGGCTACTATGAAGAGGCCGTTCTGGATCAGTATTCCAAGAACTTCATGCGCCAGATCTGGGATGAGGCCTATGCGCTGAAATTCCGCTTCCCCACCTTCCTGGGCGCGTTCAAATATTACACCTCCTACACGCTGAAGACCCGTGATGGTCAGCGCTACCTTGAGCGTTATGAAGACCGTGTGGTGATGACCGCGCTGTGTCTTGCCCGCGGGGATGAGGCGCTGGCTATGTCCTTCATGAAGGAAATCATGGGTGGCCGCTTCCAACCTGCGACCCCGACCTTCCTGAATGCCGGCAAGGCGTCGCGGGGCGAGCTGATCTCCTGCTTCCTGCTGCGTCTGGAAGACAACATGGAAAGCATCGGCCGCGGCATCAACTCGGCGCTGCAGCTCAGCAAACGCGGCGGTGGCGTGGCGCTGCTGCTGACCAACATCCGCGAACATGGCGCGCCGATCAAAGGCATTGAAAACCAGTCCTCGGGCGTGATCCCGGTGATGAAACTGCTGGAAGACAGCTTCTCTTACGCCAACCAGCTGGGGGCCCGTCAGGGCGCCGGCGCGGTTTACCTGAACGCGCACCACCCTGACATTATGCGCTTCCTTGACACCAAGCGGGAAAACGCGGATGAAAAGATCCGCATCAAAACCCTATCACTGGGTGTGGTTATCCCCGATATCACCTTTGACCTGGCCAAGAAAAACGCCGATATGTACCTCTTCTCGCCCCATGACGTGGAAAAGGTCTATGGCGTGCCCTTCTCGGAAATCTCGGTCACCGAGAAATATGATGAGATGGTTGAGGACAAGCGCATCCGCAAGTCCAAGGTCAACGCGCGTGAGTTCTTCCAGACCATTGCTGAGATCCAGTTTGAATCCGGCTACCCTTACGTGATGTTTGAGGACACCGTGAACCGGATGAACCCGATCGCGGGCCGGATCAACATGTCGAACCTGTGTTCGGAAATCCTGCAGGTGAACACCGCCTCAAGCTTCAATGACGATCTGAGCTACAGCGAGATGGGCACGGATATTTCCTGCAACCTCGGCTCCCTGAACATCGCCAAGACGATGGACGGCAAGGATCTGGGCCAGACCGTGGGCACCTCCATCCGTGCGCTGACCGCAGTGGCGGAAATGTCGGCCATCGACTCGGTGCCGTCGGTGCGCAAAGGCAATGACGAAAGCCGCGCGATTGGTTTGGGCCAGATGAACCTGCACGGCTATCTGGCGCGGGAACGTGTGCATTACGGCAGCCTGGAAGGTATTGAATTCACGTCCGTTTACTTCGCCGCTGTGGCCTATCACGCGATCCGCACCTCCTGCGATCTGGCACAGGAACGGGGCGAAAGCTTCAAAGGCTTTGCCGAGTCCGAATATGCCTCGGGCACATTCTTTGACAAATACACCACCCGTGACTGGCTGCCCGAAAGCGATAAGGTCACCGCGCTGTTTGACGGTGTGGACCTGCCGACCCGCGATGATTGGGCCGCGCTGAAGGCCGATGTGATGAAGCACGGTCTTTATAACCGCAACCTACAGGCGGTGCCGCCGACCGGGTCGATCAGCTACATCAACAACTCCACCTCTTCGATCCACCCGATCGTCTCCAAGATCGAGATCCGCAAAGAGGGCAAAATCGGCCGCGTCTACTACCCCGCCGCCTATATGGATAACGAAAATCTGGAGTATTACCGCGACGCCTATGAAATTGGCCCGGAAGCGCTGATCGATACCTATGCGGCGGCCACGGAACATGTGGATCAGGGCCTGTCCCTGACCCTGTTCTTCCCGGCTGAGGCCACCACGCGGGACATCAACAAAGCCCAGATCTACGCCTGGAAAAAAGGCATCAAAACCATCTACTACGTGCGTCTGCGCCAGGAGGCCCTTGAGGGCACCGAGGTTCAGGGCTGCGTGTCCTGCACCCTGTAATCGCGACTGAGATCGGAGAGAGACAATGAAAGACAGCGCCCCCACCCGCATCCCGCGCGCGATCAACTGGAACCGTCTGGAAGACGAAAAAGACCTGGAGGTCTGGAACCGTCTGACGGTGAACTTCTGGCTGCCGGAAAAGGTGCCACTCAGCAACGATATTCCCAGCTGGGCCACCCTGACCGACCACGAAAAACAGCTGACCATCCGCGTTTTCACCGGCCTGACCCTGCTGGACACCATCCAGAACTCGGTTGGTGCGCCGGCGCTGATGCCCGATGCAATCACGCCCCATGAAGAGGCCGTGCTGACCAACATCGCCTTCATGGAGGCGGTGCACGCACGCAGCTATTCCTCAATCTTCTCAACACTTTGCTCGACAAAAGAGATTGATGAAGCGTTCCGCTGGTCGGATGAAAACCCGCATCTGCAGGCCAAAGCCAAGGCGATCCTCGACACCTACGCGCCGGGCAATGATCCGCTGAAGCGCAAGATCGCATCGGTGTTTTTGGAAAGCTTCCTGTTCTATTCCGGCTTCTATCTGCCGATGTACTGGTCCAGCCGCGCCAAGCTGACCAACACGGCTGACCTGATCCGTCTGATCATCCGCGATGAGGCGGTGCATGGCTATTACATCGGCTACAAATTCCAGCGCGGCTATGAGCAGCTGGATGAGGCCGCCCAGCAGGAGCTGAAGGACTACGCCTTTGGTCTGATGTTTGAGCTTTACGGGATTGAGAACCAATATACCGAAGAGCTCTATGATGAGATCGGCCTGACCGAAGATGTGAAAGTCTTCCTGCACTACAACGCCAACAAAGCGCTGCAGAACCTTGGCTTTGAGGCCCTGTTCCCGCCGGAAGTGTCCGAGGTGAACCCCGCCATCCTCGCCGCGCTCAGCCCCGACAGCGAAAACCACGACTTCTTCTCAGGCTCCGGCTCATCCTATGTGATCGGCAAAGCCGTCGCGACCGAGGACGAAGACTGGGATTTCTGATCCCGGAACCGCTGAAAATCACAAAGGGAGGCGCGCCAAACGCCTCCCTTTTTTTGTTGTCAGAACAGTTGCCTGCAGAAATAACAGTACCAACGGGGGCCCGGTTGCGGGCCCCTGCGCTCTGGAGAAGATCATGCCCGATATTGTCATCCTGAACGGCCGCGTCATTACCTTTGACGGTCCGGACGCCGAAGCCCTTGCCATCACCGGCGGCACCATCACCGCGGTCGGCAGCACCGCCGAAATCCGCGATCTGGCAGAGGGCGCGCGGGTGATCGATGCCCAGGGCGGCACCGTGCTGCCCGGGTTCATCGACAGCCATGTGCATCTGTTTGGCGGCTCTGCCGAGTTGGATTTCCTGAACCTCACCGGCGTTTATGGGGCCGAGGCCCTGGCCGCTGCCGTGCGCCCCTACGCGGCGTCGCGGCCCGATGATGCGCTGCTCTTTGCCTGTTCGATTGACTACGGTCTGATGGGCGATCGCGGCATCACCCGCCACGATCTGGATGCTGCGATGCCGGATCGCCCCTTTGCCGCCTGTACCGCCGATCACCACACCATCTATGCCAATACCAAAGCTCTGGAGGCGGCTGGGCTACTCCATGGCAAGGAGGTTGCGGAAGGGTCCGAGGTGGTGATGGGGCCGGATGGTCTGGCAACTGGGGAATTGCTGGAGGCGGATGCGTTTGGTCCGATCATGGCGATGACCACCTTCGGCGGGCGCGAAATGCTGGGTATGGTCACCGGCGCCGATCCGGTGCCTGCCCCGGATGCCGCCACCCGCGCCATTGACAAGGCGGTTCTGGCCAAGGGGCTGCAACACTGTGCCTCCAAGGGGATCACCGGGCTGCACAATATGGATGGCAACTTCTACCAGCTGGGCCTGCTGTCTGAGATGGAGGCCGAGGGCACCCTGTTGTGCCGGACCGAGATCCCCATGCACCTCAAACACACCGATCCGGTCGAGCGGGTGCGCGAAGCGGCTGAGATGAATGCGCAATATAGCAGTGACATGCTGTGGTCGCGCCGGGTCAAGATGTTCATGGACGGTGTCTTGGACAGTCGCACCGCCTTCATGCTGGACCCCTACCCCGGCACCGACATCTGCGGGGAGCCGCTGTTTTCGGACGCGCAGTTCAAACAGGTCTGTGTCATGGCAGATCGCATGGGCCTGCAAATCGCGGTGCATGCCATTGGCGATGCCGCGGTGCGCCAGACGCTGGATGGCTATGAAGCCGCCCGTGTGGCCAACGGCGTCCGCGACAGCCGCCACCGGATCGAACATATTGAGACGATCCATCCCGATGACATTCCCCGGCTGAAACAGCTGGGTGTTGTTGCCTCCATGCAGCCCTTGCATTCGCCGCGCGGCGGGTTCTTCCTGCCGCCCTATGCGCCGGGTGAGATCCTGCATGCGCATCAGTTGCAGACCGCCTTCCCCTGGCGCGCGGTGCAGGACAGCGGCGCGGCGCTGATCTTCTCCACCGATTGGCCGGTGGTGCCGGTGGACGTGATGCCCACGATCCAAGGCGCGGTGGCCGGGGTTGATCTGCCCAGTGACTGGCCCGATCAACGCATTGGTCTGCGTGACGCGCTGGCGGCCTACACGCGCGACAATGCCTGGGTTGAGTTTAATGAGACCCGCAAAGGGCGCTTGCGGGTCGGGATGATGGCCGATGTGGTGGTTCTGGACGCAGATGTGGAGGCCGTTGCCCCCGATCAGATCGGAGCGATCACTGCGGCCGTGACCATCTGCGGCGGGCGCATCACATATCAGGCCTGAGGCACGGCGCGTAAGGACAAAGTGCAAAGGGGGCTGCCGGAAACGGTGGCCTCTTTGCAATTTTGCCAGCGCCTTCTCATCGGGTTGCCCCTGGCAATCACCGCCACCCACACTGTCATGGTTTTGCCGTCAAATCGGATTACCTTTGGGCCATTGATCTATTCATTTTGCCCCAAGGAGATTTGTCATGGCAGAGCTCAAAGTTGCGACCTGGAACCTCTATCAATTCGCCGCCCCCGGGACCTATTGGTACGAACGTGATGAACGCAATGATTATGAACCCGATCAATGGGCCCGCAAACAGGCCTGGATCCGCGATCTGATCGGCCAACTTGATGCTGATGTGATCGGCTTTCAGGAGGTGTTCAGCGTCGCCGAGTTCAAAACCTTCCTCACAGGATTGGGCTATCCGCATGTGGCGGTTGTGGATGATCCGGCGGTCGATCCTGAGGACGCGGATGTCTTTGTCGGTCCGGTGACCGCCATCGCCTCACGCCATCCTTTTGTCAGCCCGCCAACGGCGCTGGCCTATCCGGGGGAATTTATCGACAATGCTGAGGTGGCGGAGGATTTCACCTTCCGGCGGGC
This genomic window contains:
- the nrdH gene encoding glutaredoxin-like protein NrdH, which produces MSVIVYSKPACVQCTATTRALDAKGISYDVVDLTQDDSAMSRVTEWGYRQAPVVEANGNHWSGFRPDMIAQLA
- the nrdI gene encoding class Ib ribonucleoside-diphosphate reductase assembly flavoprotein NrdI, whose protein sequence is MPALVYYSSKSGNTHRFVTRLGLPAVRIAECLDAPLPDHSQLTDAFVLICPTYADGQGRGAVPKQVIRFLNDASRRERLVGVIGAGNRNFGATYALSGRIISEKCNVPLLYSFELAGTETDIARTRAGLEKLGDHLCSTAI
- a CDS encoding glycosyltransferase codes for the protein MRILIVLEPSGGGSGRNALDLVEATLGRGHDTHLVYSVKRMDPLFARRLSAICPSRKHRVDMDRAPGPRDLFALRRLRRVLRRLGPFDVIHAHSSKAGALTRLLPPRYGARIYTPHAFRTMDPACRGIAREVFGGVEGALARWATDALICVSPDEMAEAQRLRAPLDRTHLVPNGVPTANPAAPLSRVDMNLSPTDIVFGFVGRLSAQKDPLAFVEAIARIKDPTHIRAIIVGAGELEAQLQQQINAMGLGEVIHCVGQDDAARYYPLFDVFVLTSRYESMPYVLIEAAEAGLPMIATDVSTADSIIADGQNGLIVPRADLATALPKAMEALIQPDQRRAMTAQAIRLRGRYSLDRMVDQTLAVYQAALDGQGGSAGAGR
- a CDS encoding amidohydrolase — its product is MPDIVILNGRVITFDGPDAEALAITGGTITAVGSTAEIRDLAEGARVIDAQGGTVLPGFIDSHVHLFGGSAELDFLNLTGVYGAEALAAAVRPYAASRPDDALLFACSIDYGLMGDRGITRHDLDAAMPDRPFAACTADHHTIYANTKALEAAGLLHGKEVAEGSEVVMGPDGLATGELLEADAFGPIMAMTTFGGREMLGMVTGADPVPAPDAATRAIDKAVLAKGLQHCASKGITGLHNMDGNFYQLGLLSEMEAEGTLLCRTEIPMHLKHTDPVERVREAAEMNAQYSSDMLWSRRVKMFMDGVLDSRTAFMLDPYPGTDICGEPLFSDAQFKQVCVMADRMGLQIAVHAIGDAAVRQTLDGYEAARVANGVRDSRHRIEHIETIHPDDIPRLKQLGVVASMQPLHSPRGGFFLPPYAPGEILHAHQLQTAFPWRAVQDSGAALIFSTDWPVVPVDVMPTIQGAVAGVDLPSDWPDQRIGLRDALAAYTRDNAWVEFNETRKGRLRVGMMADVVVLDADVEAVAPDQIGAITAAVTICGGRITYQA
- the nrdE gene encoding class 1b ribonucleoside-diphosphate reductase subunit alpha, whose translation is MLDSDLSTLDYHALNAMLNLYDGDGNIRFEADRMAARQYFLQHVNQNTVFFHSLDEKLGYLVKEGYYEEAVLDQYSKNFMRQIWDEAYALKFRFPTFLGAFKYYTSYTLKTRDGQRYLERYEDRVVMTALCLARGDEALAMSFMKEIMGGRFQPATPTFLNAGKASRGELISCFLLRLEDNMESIGRGINSALQLSKRGGGVALLLTNIREHGAPIKGIENQSSGVIPVMKLLEDSFSYANQLGARQGAGAVYLNAHHPDIMRFLDTKRENADEKIRIKTLSLGVVIPDITFDLAKKNADMYLFSPHDVEKVYGVPFSEISVTEKYDEMVEDKRIRKSKVNAREFFQTIAEIQFESGYPYVMFEDTVNRMNPIAGRINMSNLCSEILQVNTASSFNDDLSYSEMGTDISCNLGSLNIAKTMDGKDLGQTVGTSIRALTAVAEMSAIDSVPSVRKGNDESRAIGLGQMNLHGYLARERVHYGSLEGIEFTSVYFAAVAYHAIRTSCDLAQERGESFKGFAESEYASGTFFDKYTTRDWLPESDKVTALFDGVDLPTRDDWAALKADVMKHGLYNRNLQAVPPTGSISYINNSTSSIHPIVSKIEIRKEGKIGRVYYPAAYMDNENLEYYRDAYEIGPEALIDTYAAATEHVDQGLSLTLFFPAEATTRDINKAQIYAWKKGIKTIYYVRLRQEALEGTEVQGCVSCTL
- the nrdF gene encoding class 1b ribonucleoside-diphosphate reductase subunit beta — encoded protein: MKDSAPTRIPRAINWNRLEDEKDLEVWNRLTVNFWLPEKVPLSNDIPSWATLTDHEKQLTIRVFTGLTLLDTIQNSVGAPALMPDAITPHEEAVLTNIAFMEAVHARSYSSIFSTLCSTKEIDEAFRWSDENPHLQAKAKAILDTYAPGNDPLKRKIASVFLESFLFYSGFYLPMYWSSRAKLTNTADLIRLIIRDEAVHGYYIGYKFQRGYEQLDEAAQQELKDYAFGLMFELYGIENQYTEELYDEIGLTEDVKVFLHYNANKALQNLGFEALFPPEVSEVNPAILAALSPDSENHDFFSGSGSSYVIGKAVATEDEDWDF